The following proteins come from a genomic window of Hydractinia symbiolongicarpus strain clone_291-10 chromosome 2, HSymV2.1, whole genome shotgun sequence:
- the LOC130627108 gene encoding uncharacterized protein LOC130627108 produces the protein MKVGTSAWTGIAATLLDGGRTVHSLFRLLVPIVETSTCNVPPTSNHATFLMQQDLYIFDEASMIPKHALQAIETMFRDISNVDNLFGGKVILLGGDFRQILPVVKRARPAAIVETCLKSSYIWPTVQVFKLTHNMRAGQNQQIFANWLLQLGDGILPTKATAPFTNSIEIPETCIIREQNDQSHVDAVFGDCNLADFASRIILTPTNDVALDINNKILNKIPGEIVTYNSADSVVSDDPEEIALYPVEFLNSITPSGMPPHNLQLKLGAVIMLLRNLDLKHGLCNGTRLIVQQLRQHVIDAEIITGVATGKRVLIPRIQLAPSDTGLPFQLRRLQFPIRLAYAMTINKSQGQTFNKVGIYLHRSCFSHGQLYVAFSRARSFEDVKVKIHQTEAQGYVQHKCYTPNIVYSQVM, from the coding sequence ATGAAAGTTGGTACATCTGCTTGGACCGGCATTGCAGCAACACTTTTAGATGGAGGGAGGACTGTTCACAGTCTTTTTAGATTGCTTGTGCCGATTGTGGAGACAAGTACTTGCAATGTTCCTCCTACCAGTAATCATGCCACATTCCTGATGCAACAAGACttatacatttttgatgaagCATCAATGATCCCCAAGCATGCCCTTCAAGCTATCGAGACCATGTTTAGGGATATTTCTAATGTTGACAACTTATTTGGAGGAAAAGTCATTCTTTTAGGAGGGGACTTTCGACAAATTTTGCCAGTAGTAAAGAGAGCCAGACCTGCTGCAATTGTAGAAACATGTCTTAAAAGCTCCTATATTTGGCCAACTGTTCAGGTATTTAAGCTTACACACAATATGAGAGCTGGACAGAATCAGCAGATTTTTGCAAACTGGCTTTTACAACTTGGTGATGGTATTTTACCTACAAAAGCAACAGCGCCATTTACGAATAGCATTGAAATACCAGAAACTTGCATTATCCGTGAGCAGAATGATCAATCACATGTTGATGCAGTGTTTGGAGATTGTAACTTGGCAGATTTTGCCAGTAGGATTATTCTGACCCCTACAAATGATGTTGCCCTTGATATTAATAACAAGATATTAAATAAAATTCCAGGGGAAATAGTAACATATAACAGTGCTGACTCTGTAGTTTCAGACGATCCTGAAGAAATTGCACTTTATCCAGTCGAGTTTCTTAATTCAATTACACCTTCTGGTATGCCACCACACAACTTGCAACTAAAACTGGGTGCAGTAATAATGCTTCTTCGAAATCTAGATTTAAAACATGGATTATGTAATGGCACTAGATTAATAGTACAACAGTTAAGGCAACATGTAATTGATGCTGAAATCATTACTGGTGTTGCTACTGGTAAAAGAGTGCTAATACCTAGAATTCAATTAGCGCCTTCTGACACTGGTCTTCCTTTTCAGTTACGAAGACTTCAGTTTCCTATACGTTTGGCCTATGCTATGACAATTAATAAATCTCAGGGACAAACATTTAATAAAGTTGGAATTTATCTTCACAGGTCATGCTTTTCTCATGGACAATTATATGTTGCATTTTCACGTGCACGTTCCTTTGAAGATGTTAAGGTAAAGATTCATCAAACAGAAGCACAAGGGTATGTTCAGCATAAATGCTATACACCAAACATTGTTTACAGTCAAGTGATGTAA
- the LOC130627125 gene encoding uncharacterized protein LOC130627125 produces the protein MDKLCPYSQALKFVGENHFKCCQSGKVRLEPLSPHPLELRELLTGGTPAAKHFQKDIRIYNNAFSFGSFGADLRPPPGNGPPCFRLCGQLYHRVGCLHPAANVRLSYSQLYIIEAGEAFNARMDNPANAQCRQDVMHILQQVMDRESPFIAAYKNMAQVEQEENTRAIQENRTPSIVKMMMKAGPDRRRYNTPSHEEVAAIFIGEDGAPPAQRDIVIYPRDHALVNISTMSANLDPMIYPMFFPRGDAGWHNSINHVLERQTATRQRVTRLQFCAYRIAIRQCFSSLHYGRKLFQQYIVDCYCRVEGERLDYIRRNQTRLRAASYVGLMDHLHAEAEHRNLQPGRMIILPSTFSGSLRNMHQNYLDAMAIVPKFGKPDLFLTFTCNPKWPEITENLLPGLYACDRPDLVSRVFKLKLNQLVKDIYKNHVLGRTVAYVHVIEFQKRGLPHCHMLVNLCNEHKLRTADDIDISICAEIPDPADQNLYEIVKSTMVHGPCGYLNPNSSCMKEGNCSKNFSKEFSNSTILNANGYPLYRRRNNGRTFQIRNMELDNRWIVPYNPYLTEKYHAHINVEACVSIKSVKYLYKYIYKGHDCANIQIQEKLDHNEVKTFLDARYVSAPEAAWRLFSFELHKQSHTIFRLSMHLPEQQQVYFRAGNEAAALERADEHDTHLTAWFKLNQRNVAAREHLYANIPYHFVFKEHAWCTRQRGGEKIVTRLYCAQPSEGERFYLRILLLHVPGATSFESLRTFNGELFPTFREACLARGLLQDNNEWNALFYKLPP, from the coding sequence ATGGATAAGTTGTGTCCATACAGTCAGGCACTGAAATTTGTGGGGGAAAACCATTTTAAGTGTTGTCAATCTGGGAAAGTTCGACTAGAACCTCTTTCACCCCATCCTTTAGAACTTAGGGAATTGTTAACTGGGGGTACTCCTGCTGCaaaacatttccaaaaggaCATAAGAATTTACAATAATGCCTTTTCATTTGGTTCATTTGGTGCAGACTTAAGACCACCTCCGGGGAATGGTCCACCATGTTTTAGACTGTGTGGACAACTTTATCATCGGGTTGGCTGCTTGCATCCAGCAGCTAATGTACGTCTCTCTTACAGTCAGTTATATATAATAGAGGCGGGTGAAGCATTTAATGCGAGAATGGATAATCCAGCAAATGCTCAATGTCGTCAAGATGTAATGCATATTCTTCAGCAGGTGATGGACAGAGAGTCACCTTTCATTGCTGCATACAAAAATATGGCACAGGTAGAACAAGAGGAAAACACAAGGGCTATACAAGAAAATAGGACACCATCTATTgtgaaaatgatgatgaaagCTGGGCCAGATAGACGGCGGTACAATACTCCTTCTCATGAAGAAGTGGCTGCTATTTTCATTGGGGAAGATGGTGCTCCCCCTGCTCAAAGGGACATAGTAATCTATCCAAGGGATCATGCATTAGTCAATATATCTACCATGTCTGCTAACCTAGATCCTATGATTTACCCAATGTTTTTCCCTAGAGGAGATGCAGGTTGGCATAATTCTATTAACCATGTTCTGGAACGACAAACTGCCACCCGGCAACGCGTTACAAGGTTGCAGTTTTGTGCATATCGTATTGCAATAAGACAATGTTTTAGTTCTCTACACTATGGCCGTAAACTTTTTCAGCAGTACATAGTGGACTGTTATTGTAGGGTTGAAGGAGAGCGACTTGATTATATTCGTCGAAACCAAACACGGTTAAGGGCAGCCTCTTATGTTGGTCTTATGGACCATTTACATGCAGAAGCTGAGCATCGCAACCTTCAGCCTGGTAGGATGATTATTTTACCATCAACTTTTTCTGGTTCCCTTAGGAATATGCATCAGAATTATTTAGATGCTATGGCCATTGTTCCTAAATTTGGAAAACCAGACCTCTTTTTGACTTTTACATGCAACCCCAAATGGCCTGAAATAACTGAAAACCTACTGCCTGGTCTTTATGCATGTGATCGCCCTGACTTGGTCTCTagggtttttaaattaaaattaaatcagTTGGTTAAAGATATTTATAAGAATCATGTTTTAGGACGTACAGTGGCATATGTTCATGTAATAGAATTTCAAAAGCGAGGACTTCCTCACTGCCATATGCTTGTTAATTTATGTAATGAGCATAAATTACGTACAGCTGATGATATTGACATTTCTATTTGTGCTGAAATACCAGATCCAGCTGATCAAAATCTTTATGAAATTGTTAAGTCTACTATGGTTCATGGTCCATGTGGGTATCTTAATCCTAACTCATCTTGTATGAAAGAGGGCAATTGTTctaaaaacttttcaaaagaattttctaattccACAATTTTAAATGCTAATGGATATCCACTGTATCGAAGAAGGAATAATGGTAGAACATTTCAAATTCGTAACATGGAACTTGATAATAGGTGGATTGTTCCATACAATCCTTACttgacagaaaaatatcacgCACATATTAACGTTGAGGCCTGTGTTTCTATAAAATCTGTTAAGTACCTCTATAAGTATATTTATAAAGGTCATGACTGTGCAAATATACAAATACAAGAGAAACTTGACCATAATGAagtcaaaacatttttagatgCTAGGTATGTTTCAGCTCCCGAAGCTGCCTGGCGTCTATTTTCTTTTGAGCTACATAAGCAGTCACATACTATTTTTCGATTATCAATGCACCTTCCTGAACAACAACAAGTGTATTTTAGAGCTGGTAATGAAGCAGCAGCACTTGAGAGGGCAGATGAACATGATACCCACCTAACAGCTTGGTTTAAATTAAATCAGCGCAATGTTGCTGCTCGGGAGCATCTGTATGCCAATATACCATATCATTTTGTGTTTAAAGAACATGCTTGGTGTACAAGGCAACgaggtggtgaaaaaattgtcACTAGATTATATTGTGCCCAACCCAGTGAGGGTGAGAGATTTTATTTAAGAATATTACTTCTTCATGTTCCAGGAGCTACCTCCTTTGAGTCATTAAGAACATTTAATGGAGAGTTATTCCCAACCTTTCGTGAAGCATGTTTAGCTAGGGGACTTCTTCAAGATAATAATGAATGGAATGCCCTCTTTTACAAATTGCCACCATAG